The genomic segment CGCGCCATGCCGATGCGCTGCTCAACGCCGGGCGCGTGCGGCTGCTGGTGCGCTGGCTGGACCAGATTCCGCCGCAAGCGCTGGCGCGCTATCCGCGCCTGCGGCTGGCGCGTGCGTGGGCGCTGCTGCTCAACCGGCGCTACCCCGATGCCCAGCAGGCCATCGAATCCATCCAGGCGGAACTCGACGACAGCGCCGCCAGCCAGCGGCTCGCCGTGGAGGCGGAAACCATCCGCTGCGTACTGCTGGTCATGACCGACCAGGTGGAAGCCTGCCGCCAGGCCAGCATGGGCCAGATCAACCGGCTCGGGCCGGAGGACCTGTTCCAGTCCTGCATCCTGGCCAATTCGCTCGCGTACAGCCTGATCTGCACGCACCGCTACGACGACGCGCGCGGCGTGCTGTCGCGCGCGATCCAGCGCGGCGCCGATGAGCGCTCGGTATTCATGCGCAGCATCGCCGATTGCCTCGAGGGCATCATCGACCTGGTGCAGGGCCGCCTGGGCAACGCGCTGGCGCGCTTCCACACCGCCTCCACGCGCACCTGGGACGACGCGCGCGGCGACATCACCGGCGACAAGCCCGCCATCGACACCTCATGGGCGCTGGCCCTGTATGAGAACGACGCGCTCGACGAGATGGCCCGGCTGCTGGCCGACGCACTGCCCTACACCAAGGCCAACGGACCGCCCGACTCGGTCATCGGCTGCCACGTGATGAGCGCGCGCCTGGCGCTGCTGCGCGGCGACAAGGAGCAATGGCTGCGCGTGCTGGCGGAGCTGGAGCAGCTCGGCCAGCAGGTCAACGCCGAACGTTCGGTGTGCTCGGCATGGCTGGAGCGGGCCCGCGTGGCCACGCTCGAGGGCCGGCTCGAGGCCGCCGAGCAGGCGCTGCGCGCGGTCGATCTCTATGGCGGCTGGGAAGCGCTCGATACCGCCGGCCACGCCAGCGACATCGACCGGCCGTCGATCGCGCGGCGCCGGCTGGAGATCGCGCAGGGACAGCATGCCCAGGCACTCGCCGCGCTGGACGCGGCCATTGCCGCCGCCACGGCGCAGCAGCGCTACTGGCGCCTGATCAAGCTACGCATCCTGCGCGCCGCGGCGCTGGACGGCCTGGCGCGGCATGACGAAGCGCTGCAGGAGATCACCGAAGCGTTGCGCCTGGCGAGCCATGAAGGCTTCCTGCGCACGTTCCTGGATGAAGGCGACCGGGTGGCCGCGCTCGTGCGCAACTGGGCATCGGCACACCAGGCGCACGCAGCCAGCCTGGGCATCGCACCCCAGTTCGTCACCCGGCTGCTCGGCAAGCTGCCCGGCGCCTCCCCCGGCCACGACGCCGAGCCCGCGCTGGTGGCCGGCCTGTCGGACAGCCTCACGGCGCGCGAACTGGAGGTGCTGCAGATGCTGTCGGCGGGCCTGCGCAACCGCGCCATCGCGGAGCGGCTGTTCCTGTCCGAACTGACGGTCAAGTCACACCTGCGCAAGATCAATACGAAGCTCGGCGCACAGAACCGTACCGAAGCGGTTGCCATCGGCCGCGCGCGCGGGCTGATTCCCTGAGGGCAGGACGCCGGCCTGCGTACCGGTATGCTGAGCCCCGCGCGCACGCGCGCGCGGCGAACTTGCGCGCCGCCTGCTCGACGCAGGATATTCAGATCATCATCGGACAATCGGATGTGAAGCCATAACTGCTGCCCGCGCGTTGCGCGCACATTGCGCGGGCGGCGTTCCTGATTACGCTCATGTCCGACGAAGCACCATGCAGGTAGCCGTGGCAGTCGCCACCAGTTCCCCGTCCTGGCGCAGTTCCCCGACCACGTTGCAGACATTGCGGCCGCGCCGCTCCAGCCGCGCGCGCCCTTGCAGCGGGCCTGCCTGCGCGGGCCGCAGGAACGAGAGATTCAGGTTCAGCGTCGAGCAGAATTCGCCATCGGCCAGCGTCGCGGTGACGAGCATCGCGGTCACATCGTCCAGCATGGCGCCCAGCATGCCGCCCTGCACCTGGCCAGCCGGATTGAGGAAGGCCTCGGTGGCCACGTAGTCGGATTCGAGCGAGCCGCCCTCCGGATCGGCGCGGCGGACCACTCCCCCCAGCAGGCCGGCAACAGCCGGCAGCGGGGCTTCGCCGCGCAGCATCCTCGTGAAATAGTTGACGTTGCTCATCGTATGCATAGGGGTCAACGGCCGGTAAAGCGCGGCACGCGCTTTTCCCGCCATGCCAGTGCGCCTTCGCGCAGGTCGTCGGAAGCATCGGCCGCGGCGATGTCTTGCGCCAGCCCGTCGGTATCGAGCTCGCCGCGGGCAATGCGGTTCAGGTGCTTCTTCATGCCAAGCAGCGCCAGCGGCGC from the Cupriavidus sp. WKF15 genome contains:
- a CDS encoding LuxR C-terminal-related transcriptional regulator, which encodes MPADPASTGTISEPGLPGLVASKLVPPASGPATLARPQLVQGMLDASAARLILIRAAAGFGKTTLMQQYAAQCAARQRGTAWLRVDGGDNDLQRFLVHLDAGLQALHGKRKAARPPAPASEPAGPWLAHRIIEQVAGAVLPLSILLDDFEAVQSASVLNFVQQLIEAMPPCGTLVIASRVTPEIGLGRIRARGHLLEIHPAQLRFTLEEATALIRERCHLPLRDNEIATLHRCTEGWATAIYLATLSLQTRTDHAAFVASFSGTNLELAEYLAEDILAQQTEACRTFLLETSVLGQLSAPLCDAVTGRQDSRAMIDYLERANLLLFPLDGDRTWYRYHQLFASFLQHRLDLQQPGRATALHRAAAHWYLEQNRPVPAVDHLLQDGLHEEALPEIARHADALLNAGRVRLLVRWLDQIPPQALARYPRLRLARAWALLLNRRYPDAQQAIESIQAELDDSAASQRLAVEAETIRCVLLVMTDQVEACRQASMGQINRLGPEDLFQSCILANSLAYSLICTHRYDDARGVLSRAIQRGADERSVFMRSIADCLEGIIDLVQGRLGNALARFHTASTRTWDDARGDITGDKPAIDTSWALALYENDALDEMARLLADALPYTKANGPPDSVIGCHVMSARLALLRGDKEQWLRVLAELEQLGQQVNAERSVCSAWLERARVATLEGRLEAAEQALRAVDLYGGWEALDTAGHASDIDRPSIARRRLEIAQGQHAQALAALDAAIAAATAQQRYWRLIKLRILRAAALDGLARHDEALQEITEALRLASHEGFLRTFLDEGDRVAALVRNWASAHQAHAASLGIAPQFVTRLLGKLPGASPGHDAEPALVAGLSDSLTARELEVLQMLSAGLRNRAIAERLFLSELTVKSHLRKINTKLGAQNRTEAVAIGRARGLIP
- a CDS encoding PaaI family thioesterase, yielding MSNVNYFTRMLRGEAPLPAVAGLLGGVVRRADPEGGSLESDYVATEAFLNPAGQVQGGMLGAMLDDVTAMLVTATLADGEFCSTLNLNLSFLRPAQAGPLQGRARLERRGRNVCNVVGELRQDGELVATATATCMVLRRT